One window of the Patescibacteria group bacterium genome contains the following:
- a CDS encoding S8 family serine peptidase, whose translation MVWKRSIIILIISLTLPTLPLSMLDVHAERAGIQTNDPDTSKQAYLTQVNAHDAWTLTTGSAQTVVAVIDSGVDIEHPDLKQNIWTNTEELPGDKIDNDKNGLVDDINGWDFVNDIPDVKPKFGGNYFAPAIHHGTIIAGMIAAASNNAIGIAGISWRTKIMPLRVLDNKGDGEVLNVIRAIDYGVAKKVDAINMSFVADFDSPLLKAAVKRASDAGIMVVAAAGNDRKITGDGQSYPVYPACYNKDIDGVIGVSSLDPIGQKAPFSDYGSCTDISAPGMDLYSTQAVNYEYPGFDAFYGSGWSGTSLSTALVSGAIALLKSANPRITLLDTKRALREGCDSVEPLNPKYAGQLGCGRLNIASALRAAISQTQTARKQNPFDEGDPGRYPLAVFDAAGREAFMAFDARGAQKKIKKSFYPFAPFRIPYDVQFSRRSNLLVFSASRGGPHVRIFDREFQLVSQFFAYEKTFRGGVQSAVGDVDGDGTEEIITTPGPGRDPTVRIFDMSGRLKSEFRAYDAAYRGGLAVYTGDFNNDLRDEILVTPLTGRGGDIRIYSGMGELFNQFYAYPTEAEKAVTIAVGDLDADGSPEIATAPADSGDAVKVFTSYGWFVGSFIPYGRIVPGMNIRIGKLGNGAYPEIIVAPRGKSGAQVLVFTADGRRVGQFFALPKSWRGGLNLGMIE comes from the coding sequence ATGGTATGGAAAAGAAGCATAATTATTCTCATAATCAGTCTTACCTTGCCCACGCTTCCCTTGAGCATGCTGGATGTGCATGCAGAACGCGCCGGTATTCAAACAAACGATCCTGATACGTCAAAACAGGCGTATTTGACGCAAGTCAATGCGCATGATGCGTGGACACTTACGACAGGTTCTGCGCAAACAGTTGTTGCAGTGATCGATTCGGGTGTAGATATTGAGCACCCCGATCTCAAACAGAATATCTGGACGAACACCGAAGAACTGCCGGGAGATAAGATAGATAATGACAAAAACGGCCTTGTGGACGATATCAACGGCTGGGATTTTGTAAACGACATCCCCGACGTGAAACCAAAATTTGGCGGGAATTATTTTGCTCCCGCTATTCACCATGGCACCATCATTGCAGGCATGATTGCCGCCGCAAGCAATAATGCAATCGGCATTGCTGGCATATCATGGAGAACCAAGATCATGCCGCTTCGTGTATTGGATAACAAAGGAGACGGCGAAGTATTGAATGTGATTCGTGCCATCGACTATGGTGTGGCCAAAAAAGTTGATGCCATCAACATGAGTTTTGTGGCGGATTTCGACAGCCCATTATTAAAAGCGGCGGTAAAACGCGCATCTGATGCAGGCATTATGGTGGTGGCTGCGGCCGGTAACGATCGCAAGATCACCGGTGATGGACAGAGCTACCCAGTATACCCTGCATGCTACAACAAAGATATCGACGGTGTTATTGGCGTATCATCCCTCGACCCAATCGGGCAAAAGGCGCCGTTTTCCGATTACGGCAGCTGTACGGATATTTCTGCGCCTGGCATGGATCTCTACTCCACACAGGCGGTGAACTATGAATATCCCGGGTTCGATGCGTTCTATGGAAGCGGCTGGTCGGGCACATCCCTTTCCACGGCGCTTGTGAGTGGTGCGATTGCATTGTTGAAATCTGCCAATCCTCGCATAACGCTTCTTGATACAAAGCGCGCGCTACGTGAAGGTTGCGATTCTGTTGAGCCGCTCAACCCAAAGTACGCAGGACAGCTGGGCTGCGGAAGGCTCAATATCGCTTCTGCTTTGCGCGCTGCAATTTCCCAAACACAAACAGCGCGAAAACAGAATCCCTTTGACGAAGGCGATCCCGGAAGGTATCCTTTGGCTGTTTTTGATGCGGCAGGCAGGGAAGCATTCATGGCATTTGACGCCCGAGGAGCGCAAAAAAAAATAAAAAAGAGTTTCTATCCATTTGCTCCTTTCCGCATTCCCTATGATGTGCAGTTTTCGCGCCGCAGCAACCTCCTTGTATTCAGCGCAAGTCGAGGAGGACCCCATGTACGTATATTTGATAGGGAATTCCAGCTTGTTTCTCAATTTTTTGCCTACGAAAAAACATTCAGAGGAGGTGTACAGAGCGCAGTCGGTGATGTGGATGGTGATGGCACCGAGGAAATTATTACCACTCCGGGGCCGGGGCGCGACCCAACCGTCCGCATCTTTGATATGAGCGGCAGACTGAAGAGTGAGTTCAGGGCATATGATGCGGCGTATCGCGGGGGATTGGCAGTGTACACGGGAGATTTTAATAATGATTTGCGCGATGAAATCCTTGTGACCCCTCTTACTGGAAGGGGAGGGGATATCCGCATTTATTCCGGTATGGGCGAACTGTTCAACCAATTCTACGCATATCCCACAGAAGCGGAGAAGGCAGTTACGATTGCGGTAGGAGATTTGGATGCTGACGGCAGCCCGGAAATTGCAACAGCGCCGGCCGACAGCGGGGACGCAGTGAAAGTATTCACTTCGTATGGGTGGTTTGTCGGCAGCTTTATTCCCTATGGCAGGATAGTCCCGGGCATGAACATTCGCATTGGAAAGCTGGGCAATGGCGCCTATCCGGAAATCATTGTCGCACCGCGGGGCAAAAGCGGCGCACAGGTGCTCGTATTCACTGCCGACGGTAGGCGAGTCGGGCAATTCTTTGCGTTGCCGAAAAGCTGGCGAGGCGGCCTGAATCTTGGTATGATAGAGTAA
- a CDS encoding nucleotidyltransferase family protein, translating into MNHSDIIKKITPFIKRAGVKRAGLFGSVVHGTFNAMSDIDLLVDLPQETTLFDFIALKLELEDVLGRPVDLVEYGSLKPQFRDDILKDEVRVYEGK; encoded by the coding sequence ATGAATCACAGCGATATTATTAAAAAAATAACTCCCTTCATAAAACGAGCAGGTGTTAAACGAGCCGGACTATTCGGTTCTGTCGTTCATGGTACATTCAATGCGATGAGCGATATTGACCTTCTTGTCGATCTTCCGCAGGAAACAACACTATTTGATTTTATCGCCCTTAAATTGGAATTGGAGGATGTATTGGGGCGTCCAGTTGATCTTGTTGAATATGGATCCCTTAAACCGCAATTCAGGGATGATATATTGAAAGATGAGGTGCGTGTGTATGAAGGAAAATAA
- a CDS encoding DUF86 domain-containing protein: MKENKVYLDDILECINQIEAYTAATSFEEFKSDIKTQDAVLRRLEIIGEAVKNLNNEFRMAYPAIPWKKIAGMRDVLIHEYAGIMIERVWNTLQENIPNLKKDIQSLLQD, translated from the coding sequence ATGAAGGAAAATAAAGTGTATCTCGACGATATCCTTGAGTGTATCAATCAAATCGAAGCGTACACGGCAGCTACTTCGTTTGAAGAATTCAAAAGTGATATAAAAACACAGGACGCGGTTTTACGAAGATTGGAAATTATTGGTGAAGCGGTTAAAAATTTGAATAATGAATTCCGAATGGCTTATCCAGCCATACCTTGGAAAAAAATAGCAGGTATGAGAGATGTTTTGATACATGAATACGCAGGTATTATGATTGAGCGTGTTTGGAATACACTTCAAGAGAATATTCCAAACCTAAAAAAAGACATTCAATCTCTTCTTCAGGATTGA
- a CDS encoding NAD-dependent epimerase/dehydratase family protein, protein MSEYSQRKNVLVIGGAGFIGSNLCEALVKHSNVVCVDNYSTGHESNIDYLLSDKHFEFIRHDITTPLDFSKHQDGVERFQFQQSGIQQIYFLASPGSPDWHFADPLGTMMLHSVGIRNALDVALGFKARMLYVSDALVYGNLPDPKFRPPEEFLGSFEHDSPLAFYIQARRFAESLVELYRSVHALDAKTVRMFSVYGPKTHLNDGRMISQLISDALSQKPITLTKDLDAGSFLYISDAIDALEKIMLTDTTGAFNLGHGSQYTLKEVMAKILSLTASRSTVSVGDVDLKLKSRYEAWERQCMVPNLTRVKEETGWFPVTLLDEGLRKTIDYLKSLRGVKGIVR, encoded by the coding sequence ATGTCAGAATATTCACAACGAAAAAATGTGCTTGTTATCGGAGGGGCTGGGTTCATAGGATCCAATCTCTGCGAAGCGCTTGTCAAACACTCAAATGTGGTATGTGTAGATAATTACTCCACGGGGCACGAGAGTAATATTGATTACTTGCTGTCGGATAAGCATTTTGAATTCATCCGCCACGATATCACAACTCCGCTTGATTTTTCGAAACATCAGGACGGCGTTGAACGGTTCCAATTCCAACAATCAGGCATTCAGCAAATCTATTTTCTTGCTTCGCCGGGGTCGCCAGATTGGCATTTTGCCGACCCGCTCGGAACCATGATGCTGCATTCGGTTGGCATTCGGAATGCGCTTGATGTTGCTCTTGGTTTCAAGGCACGCATGCTGTATGTTTCTGATGCGCTTGTGTATGGTAATCTGCCTGATCCCAAGTTTCGTCCCCCGGAAGAGTTTCTGGGGTCATTCGAGCACGATTCGCCGTTGGCATTCTACATTCAGGCGCGCCGCTTTGCCGAAAGCTTGGTAGAGCTGTACCGTTCGGTTCATGCGCTCGATGCCAAAACTGTGCGTATGTTCAGTGTCTATGGACCTAAGACGCACCTCAACGATGGGCGCATGATTTCCCAACTTATCTCCGATGCGCTATCCCAGAAGCCTATTACTCTCACCAAAGATTTAGATGCCGGATCGTTTCTCTATATTTCTGATGCCATTGATGCACTGGAAAAGATCATGCTTACCGATACAACCGGTGCATTTAATCTTGGTCACGGTTCCCAGTATACACTCAAAGAAGTCATGGCAAAAATACTTTCTCTCACTGCTTCGCGTTCGACAGTATCAGTTGGTGATGTCGATCTCAAGCTGAAGAGTCGCTATGAGGCATGGGAGCGCCAATGCATGGTGCCCAACCTGACGCGCGTCAAAGAAGAAACCGGTTGGTTTCCCGTCACTCTCCTTGACGAGGGTTTGCGAAA
- a CDS encoding AbrB/MazE/SpoVT family DNA-binding domain-containing protein: MQPIRISTKIGPKHQVTIPKEIFFGLNLAIGDYLEFQLKEHSVHVVPKKLIPKEDEWFHSPEWQAKEREADTAIQQGNVSRPFKSAAVLLKHLNKTKRRGTA, from the coding sequence ATGCAACCAATTCGAATATCAACAAAAATTGGTCCAAAGCACCAAGTCACTATCCCGAAAGAAATTTTTTTTGGGTTAAATCTTGCCATTGGTGATTATCTTGAATTTCAATTAAAAGAACATTCAGTGCATGTAGTGCCAAAAAAACTTATTCCCAAAGAAGATGAGTGGTTTCATTCTCCGGAATGGCAAGCAAAGGAGCGCGAAGCTGATACCGCTATTCAGCAAGGAAATGTTTCGAGGCCTTTCAAATCGGCAGCAGTGCTATTGAAGCATCTAAATAAAACAAAACGTAGGGGCACTGCATGA